A genomic window from Punica granatum isolate Tunisia-2019 chromosome 2, ASM765513v2, whole genome shotgun sequence includes:
- the LOC116194573 gene encoding thymocyte nuclear protein 1 — translation MNSLPKLPPSSPPLRLPKTQNPQPPSKIRLLRAPAGMGKKAKDKQYWLLKTEPGEWSWEDQAANGGATKWDGVRNRQAQNNLKAMSLDDLCFFYHSGQKSRRIVGVVTVTREWYQDAEVGGGAVDVRAVGEMRRPVELEELKRDEGLRKGGFQLLKQPRLSVVPVLPEVWERICEMGGGYEGDGREVSRDGEAE, via the coding sequence ATGAACTCCCTACCTAAGCTTCCTCCCTCTTCCCCTCCTCTCCGCCTCCCCAAAACCCAAAATCCTCAGCCCCCAAGCAAAATTCGTCTCCTCCGCGCACCGGCCGGAATGGGCAAGAAGGCCAAGGACAAGCAGTACTGGCTCCTGAAGACCGAGCCCGGGGAGTGGTCGTGGGAGGACCAGGCGGCCAACGGCGGCGCTACCAAGTGGGATGGCGTCCGGAACAGGCAGGCTCAGAACAACCTCAAGGCCATGTCCCTCGACGACCTCTGCTTCTTCTACCACTCCGGCCAGAAGTCCCGCCGCATCGTGGGCGTCGTGACGGTCACCCGCGAGTGGTACCAGGACGCGGAAGTGGGAGGAGGGGCCGTGGACGTGAGGGCGGTGGGGGAGATGAGGCGTCCCGTAGAGTTGGAGGAGCTGAAGCGGGACGAGGGGCTGAGGAAGGGGGGTTTCCAGCTCCTGAAGCAGCCCAGGCTGTCGGTGGTGCCCGTGTTGCCGGAAGTGTGGGAGCGGATCTGCGAGATGGGCGGCGGCTACGAAGGGGACGGGCGGGAGGTCAGCCGCGATGGGGAGGCGGAGTGA